Part of the Flavobacterium alkalisoli genome is shown below.
ATAGTGATACAAAACCTGCCAGTATGCCCAGCAGTACATAGTAATGTATGTTATGGTAATCAAAAGACTGTTCTTTAGGGAAAGTTAGTAATACCTCTTCATTAAGTACAATGGTAGAGATAAGCGCACCTGTCGCTGCCGATATCATAATAGGGATAAAGGCCGTGATGGTAACATCGGTAAGTACAACCTCTATGGCAAAAAGCACCCCGGCAATAGGGGCATTAAACGCTGCGGCTATACCGGCAGCCACACCACAGGCCAAAAGGAGTATCCTGTCTTTTTTAGACAGCTTGTATTTTTGTGCAAAGTTAGACCCGAAAGCCGCACCCGTTATGGTGATGGGCGACTCAAGTCCTGCCGATCCTCCTAAACCTACGGTTAGGGAACTGGTAAGTATCTGGGCATACATTTGTGCCCTGGGGATTATACCTCCTTTTTTTGCTACGGCATAAAGTATGCGCGAGCTTCCTTTCTCAATTTTATTGTTAAGTACCCTACGCACTACCCATACCGTTAGTACAATACCCACTATAGGCAATATACTGTTAATGTAAGGCAGCTTAAGGTAGCTGTTTACATAGGTAGCAAAACGGAAAACGTTGTGGGCAAACCCTTTAAGTATAATTACCGCAAAACCTGTGGAGATGGAAACCAAAACACAAGACAGGTAAATAAAGTGCCTTTCGGATAAAAGGCTTTTCAGTAAAAAGAACAGGGTTTCAAGACGCCTAAAGTTATTTCTGAAGAATAATCTGATTTTAGAAATTGTTCTTTTGGGCATTGCTTACTACTACTATTTAGATTGAGAATTTAAAAATGCTAAGGTACTGCATTTGTAAATTATTTAGGTCTAAATCATAAATTTTTTAACGCTTCTCTAGCACTCAGGGGCTTTAGGCCGGCTTTTGTTACGAAATCCCTAACGGCCTGCGGATTGGTTTTTCCGTACTCTCTTAGTGCCCGGCCAATAGCCTTTTGTATAAAAAATTCGTTACTGTGCTTATGCTTCAGGCTTTGGGTAAAAAGTATATCCTCAATAGTATCTTTTTTATAACCCAGCTGGAAGATAATAGCACTTCGGTTAAGCCACATATTATCACTATCGGAAAAACGGTTTATAACGTTTTCTGTCTCCTCCGGAAACTGCTGCAGGTAAACTCCCAAAAGATATTTGGAAATAGTATCTACACTATCCCACCACGAATGGGTAACTATAAGATGTTCAATAAGGATTATATCATCCTTTACAAACTTCTTTTTAAGCTCTTTTATAAGCAGCTCTATGGCACAATAGTGATACTCCCTTTTTTCCGTTTCATAGAGTTTAAGGGCTATATCGCGGCAGGATGTTTTAATTTCCTGTTTATGGTTAAGGCAGGCTTCCTTAAAAATTGCCCTTCTGTCGTTTGTCTTTAAGCCATAAAAAGTAAACAGGCCCCTCATGTAGTCCTGCATGTACTTTGCGTTTTCAGCATTGGCATTGGCTTTAAAGCCCAAGGTAAGTTCGTCTATGAAATTCATATTTCCAGTTCGGCTGATTTCTCTTTTACGTGATTTTGCAAATCTGCGAAAAATTCGGCGAATTCCTTTTCAAAAATAGCATAGTGTTCCTTAAGTTCCTTAACTGAATTCCGCATACCCGACCTGTTTTTGGTCCTGTTGTCCATTTGCGTGAGTATACGCTCAATACCTTCCAGCGAAGCATAGCTTGCCAGCCAGTTATAGGTTATCATATACGGCATCATGCCCTTGGTCTTTTCGGTAAGTATATCGTAGTTGGCCTCCAGTATATGGTAAAAGCCCAGTGTATATTCTTCTAACGGAGTGCTGCTGTAGCTTGCCCAGTTTTTGGCAAGGAAATGATCATAAAACATATCCATAATCACTCCGGCATAATGATGATACACGGGGTGCAGCCTTTTTGTACCTTTCCTGAAAACGGGGTGGGCATCGGTATAACTGTCTATGGCACGATGCAGCAGTATCCCTTTTTGAACATCAGGCGGAAAATGTTCGTATTTGTTTCCCGGAATATTATCGGCCATAAAGTTGCCAATCTTAACCAGATCGTTATCGCCCGAAAGGTATATGTGTGCCAAAAAGTTCATAGGCACAATTTAGCGATAAGTTTTGTGTTGGCAAATACCAAAAAGCACAATGGCGGGATAATCCTATTTTGTTAACGTTTTTTATGATTTTGATAAACCCTTTAAGAAAATGCATTATTATATTTGTGACTGAAAAAACAACCCGCTAACTAATTTTAAAAAATGACGTTAATTAAATCGATATCAGGTATCAGGGGGACGATAGGAGGAAAAACCGGAGATAACCTGACACCAGTAGATGCCGTAAAATTTGCTTCTGCATACGGTACATGGCTAAAGAGCCAAAGCAATAAAGAAAAACTTACTGTAGTAATAGGCCGCGATGCACGTATATCAGGCCCAATGATTCACAGCCTTGTAATGAATACCCTTGTAGGATTAGGTATAGATGTGGTAGACTTAGACCTTTCCACTACGCCTACGGTTGAGGTTGCCGTTCCGCTGGAAAAGGCCGACGGTGGTATTATACTTACCGCAAGCCACAACCCTAAACAGTGGAATGCCTTAAAACTGCTTAACGAAAAAGGGGAGTTTCTTAGTGGTGCCGATGGTGCCAAAATACTTGAGATTGCCGAAAGCGAGGCTTTTGATTTTGCTGATGTGGATAACTTGGGCGAAATAACATCAAACGATGCGTTTATGGATATTCATATTGATGAGGTGCTTAACCTTCCGCTTGTGGATGTTGAGGCTGTTAAGGCTGCCAAATTTAAGGTAGTGGTAGATGGTGTTAACTCATCGGGGGGGGTTATTATCCCTAACCTGCTTGAGCAGATGGGGGTAGAGGTAGTAAAACTATACTGTGAGCCTAACGGACACTTCCCTCATAACCCGGAGCCGTTAAAAGAGCACCTGGGCGATATTTGCGAACTTGTGATTAAGGAAAAGGCACACTTTGGTATAGTGGTAGATCCGGATGTAGACCGTTTGGCGTTTATTAGCGACGATGGCGAAATGTTTGGTGAGGAGTACACCCTTGTTGCGGTGGCCGACTATGTACTGAGCAAAACACCGGGTAACACCGTGAGCAATATGTCATCTTCCCGTGCGCTTAGGGATATAACCGAAAAACATGGCGGAAGCTATGAGGCAAGCGCAGTAGGAGAGGTGAACGTGGTGGAACTCATGAAAAAGAATAACGCTATTATAGGTGGCGAAGGTAACGGTGGTATCATTTACCCTGAGCTTCACTATGGCCGCGATTCACTGGTGGGTGTGGCTTTGTTCCTTACTTACCTTGCAGAAAAGAAAATGAGCGTTGCTGCGCTTAGGGCTTCTTATCCGCAATATTATATGAGCAAGAACAAAATTGAGCTTACGCCGCAAATTAACGTAGACGCTATTTTAGAGTCTATGGCGACCAAATATGCTAACGAGGATATCTCTACCATAGACGGTGTGAAAATCGACTTTGCAGAGGAGTGGGTACACCTTAGAAAATCGAACACCGAGCCTATTATCAGGATCTATACCGAAGCAAAAGGTCAGGATAAAGCCGATGCCCTTGCCGTTAGGATTATAGACGAGATTAAGCAGGTAGCGGGTATTTAAATTAAGATTTTCAGATAATAGATAATAGACGTGAGACTTCGCTTGTCATTGCGAGGGAAACGTAGTGCAGCGCGGCAATCTGTTTATGTTAGGATGTTCCATGTCGACCGAAGTGCAACGAAGTGGAGACATCTCGAGATTTTGTTCTGTCCTTTTGTCCTGCCACAAAAGAACGAAAAAGGCACGGCTATAACCCCTTAGGCTACAAATTACCTCTTTCGGCTAAACCATCCGAACTCGGCTGTCGCCTCAAACAGCGGATGCTTCTTTACGCCTCATTCCGTAATTTGCTTACGCCACGGCGTTTAATGCCGGAGCTTCACTCTGCTGTTGTTTCCATTTCGACCGAAACGCAGTGTAGTGGAGAAATCTCAGAATTGTGTAAAAGTTCCCCTATCATTGCGAGGAGGGACGACCCCGCTGTGCGTGGCAGGCTGTGGCAATCTCAACCTTAATACAAATCAGATGTCTTTGTGATGTAATGAAACCCGGAAGGATCATCAAAGCTTGAAAGGTAGTTATTGAGGTAGCAGTAATAGAATAAAGTTTCCAGTTTATTTTCAGATAAGCTTTTCTTTAATCTGAAACTATCATGAGATTTCTCAAAATAGATTGCCAGAAAAGATTTAAAACCCTGTGAATGATACTGTTTCGAAATTTCTTTATCCAATGAAAAACAATCAATATACTTTGATTCTGCAAATGTTTGCTGATGGTTTAAGACTGTTGTAATAAACTCTTCAAAGGAAATATCCATTTTATTTTCCTTGTACATAAACCTAAGTAGATTTATACCTACCTGAGCAACATCACCATTTTCACATTTTACATAGAAATCAAGTCCTGAATACCGAGAGGGTATATCGGTAGTAATATCTTCATCAGCTATCCTTTTAATTAATTTGCTGTCAAATTCATTTGCAGGATTACCACAGGAAAAAGCCAGTAATAAAAGTAGAATGATTGAGAGTTTCATGTTTGGTGAGGTAAAGAGGTGTTTAATAGGTAAGAGCGGGATGCTCGCGCTAATTATTATTCAATTGAACCAAAATATACTCCAGTTCGCTTAGTAAAATTACATTTTGGACAACTTAGTATTATTTCGTTAGTTTCTTCATCTATTTTTCTTTGTAATTTAGATTTGCAAATTTTACATCTTTTGATATAAAAAATTTTATACCCAAAAAAAGCTATAAGGATACCAAAAAACAACAGTAAAATTATGGTAACATTATTCTTCATCTTCTGCTGAAATCTTTTTAAAACTATTCATAAAATTCTCCCATTCTATTATTAAGAGATTCAAAATATCTCTTTAGCTAGCGTGAGTGGAACGCTCGCGCCAGCTGGAGAAATAGTAAACTGTTATAATATTTTATACAGGTCGTAGTTTTACGTTATCTATCATTTGCTGATATAATTTGTCTAATTTTTCTTCATTAACTTTAACTTTAGTCCTTGTCAAAAGATGCTTTATTCTTTTATCATTAACGGTAGATGATATATTAGACAGTCTTTCCACTAAAAAAATGATTCTTCTTCAGTAAGATTTTTAGATTTTATTCTTTCTGTAAAGAAGTACTTTATTGCATCAGAAAGCCCCATAACTCCTCTTTCAAATCTTACTGATGATATGTACATTTTTAATATTTCTTTTTCATTAAACTGATGACTTAACCAAATTGATAGTAATATTTCAATGAATTTTCTACGATATTTATTTTGATTAGAGGGAATAAAAAGAGTTCGTGTTAATTGCATCGTTATTGTTGAACCACCACTTTCAATATATCCATATTTATTTCTAAAACGTTTAAATCTACTTACTCCTGCTCTTAATGTAGATTTGATTGAAATTCCTCCTTTATTACTATAAAAATTTTGATCTTCAATATCAATTAATATTCTTTTTAGGTTTTCATAATTAATACCTAATCTGTCAAGGTCTATATATGACAACTTTGCTCGATACAATATATACTCAAAATTTGGTAGTAATTTTATAGCGAAAATTCTACTAATTAATTGGACAAATTGTAAGTAAAAAGTTTCATGTAATTCATATAATTTACATCTAAAAATATAATAGTATAAACATGTAACTATCAAGTGTATTATTATATAAACATAAAGAGATACTGAATAACCATTGTTTTCTAAGGAGTAAAACCAAATAAAATTAATAGTTACTGTTAATATCCAGAATGGAACACTTTGAAACCATAGCCATCCATTAAAAAACCTAATTTCGAAAGGATTCTTAGCTCCTTCAACTCTATTATTTGGGATTGTTAGGTGTATATTGCCATAGTCTAATCCCAGCATAGAACGAAGGGTAACTACTTTTCTAGCATTAAATGTTATTTGTCTTTGTAGTTCAACAAAGTATCTAAGTAGAAATGCTCCAAGACATGTAGCTATTATGGAAAAGAGTATGGAATTATTTTTAAAAATAGTTAAGTTTTTTTCTTGTTGATTAAAGAAAAACGGGATAATTATAGCAGTCAAAGCAACTAATATACTGGCTACCTGAGCATAAATTTTTGTTTGTGAATTAGCTAGCTTTTGAGCTTCCTCAAATTCAATTAAGA
Proteins encoded:
- a CDS encoding biosynthetic peptidoglycan transglycosylase, with the protein product MDNKAEQYYPTYVFKKENRDVVLIEFEEAQKLANSQTKIYAQVASILVALTAIIIPFFFNQQEKNLTIFKNNSILFSIIATCLGAFLLRYFVELQRQITFNARKVVTLRSMLGLDYGNIHLTIPNNRVEGAKNPFEIRFFNGWLWFQSVPFWILTVTINFIWFYSLENNGYSVSLYVYIIIHLIVTCLYYYIFRCKLYELHETFYLQFVQLISRIFAIKLLPNFEYILYRAKLSYIDLDRLGINYENLKRILIDIEDQNFYSNKGGISIKSTLRAGVSRFKRFRNKYGYIESGGSTITMQLTRTLFIPSNQNKYRRKFIEILLSIWLSHQFNEKEILKMYISSVRFERGVMGLSDAIKYFFTERIKSKNLTEEESFF
- a CDS encoding DNA alkylation repair protein gives rise to the protein MNFIDELTLGFKANANAENAKYMQDYMRGLFTFYGLKTNDRRAIFKEACLNHKQEIKTSCRDIALKLYETEKREYHYCAIELLIKELKKKFVKDDIILIEHLIVTHSWWDSVDTISKYLLGVYLQQFPEETENVINRFSDSDNMWLNRSAIIFQLGYKKDTIEDILFTQSLKHKHSNEFFIQKAIGRALREYGKTNPQAVRDFVTKAGLKPLSAREALKNL
- a CDS encoding acyl carrier protein phosphodiesterase, giving the protein MNFLAHIYLSGDNDLVKIGNFMADNIPGNKYEHFPPDVQKGILLHRAIDSYTDAHPVFRKGTKRLHPVYHHYAGVIMDMFYDHFLAKNWASYSSTPLEEYTLGFYHILEANYDILTEKTKGMMPYMITYNWLASYASLEGIERILTQMDNRTKNRSGMRNSVKELKEHYAIFEKEFAEFFADLQNHVKEKSAELEI
- the glmM gene encoding phosphoglucosamine mutase, whose product is MTLIKSISGIRGTIGGKTGDNLTPVDAVKFASAYGTWLKSQSNKEKLTVVIGRDARISGPMIHSLVMNTLVGLGIDVVDLDLSTTPTVEVAVPLEKADGGIILTASHNPKQWNALKLLNEKGEFLSGADGAKILEIAESEAFDFADVDNLGEITSNDAFMDIHIDEVLNLPLVDVEAVKAAKFKVVVDGVNSSGGVIIPNLLEQMGVEVVKLYCEPNGHFPHNPEPLKEHLGDICELVIKEKAHFGIVVDPDVDRLAFISDDGEMFGEEYTLVAVADYVLSKTPGNTVSNMSSSRALRDITEKHGGSYEASAVGEVNVVELMKKNNAIIGGEGNGGIIYPELHYGRDSLVGVALFLTYLAEKKMSVAALRASYPQYYMSKNKIELTPQINVDAILESMATKYANEDISTIDGVKIDFAEEWVHLRKSNTEPIIRIYTEAKGQDKADALAVRIIDEIKQVAGI